GAGCAACCCAGGAACCAGGCGAGCAGCGCCAGTCTTCCTGCATCCAGGCCGATCATTCGAGCCGCAAACGGATCCTCTGCGCCCGCACGCATGGCCGCGCCCAGCGCCGTGCGCGCGAAGAACCAGCCAACGACCCCCATAGCGGCCAGCGCAAGACCCGCAGCGACCAGCTTGTTCCAGCTGATGGCGACCCCCGCCAACACAAGCGAGCCTTCGATCAATGTCGGGAAACTAATCGCCTGGTGCCCCCAGATGGCGCCCACCAGCGCTCGAATGACCAACCCCAGACCGATGGTGACCACCAATGCAATGAACACGATGTTCTTTCGGTGCCCCAGCGGTTGAATGAGGAGCTTTTGTGTTGCCATGCCGACCACCCCGGCCGTGAGCATGGCCATCACCAATGCAATCGTCATCGGTGCGCCTGCACCAATGGCGACTGCTGCGAGATAGACCGAAAGCGTGCCGGTGTCGCCGATGGCGAAATGCACCGTGTCGGTGGACCGGAAAATGATCACGATGCCCAATGCCAGCAAGGCATAGGCGGCGCCGCTGGCCAGACCCGAGATCAAGATGGGAACGATATCCAACATCGATCGCCTTCAAAGAGCCGAAGCGCGCGCCAGGAGTTCTGTGTCGTCCTCAATGCCAAGATGAGCGACAGCATTGTTCTCTTTGGCACGTCGGTAGTAGTCCTCGGGGCCAATGCGCACTTCTTTGCCTTGGGCATCGAATCCCACCACGTGACCATGAATCACTGCGACGCCAACGAAGCCGTCTGGCGATGTGGGCTCATGCACAGTGCCTGGTGGCTCATAGAGGTAGCCACCGGCATAAATCATGTCGGCCGTACCGCTCTCGGCATCCTCGTAACC
The sequence above is a segment of the Hydrogenophaga sp. BPS33 genome. Coding sequences within it:
- a CDS encoding branched-chain amino acid ABC transporter permease, with product MLDIVPILISGLASGAAYALLALGIVIIFRSTDTVHFAIGDTGTLSVYLAAVAIGAGAPMTIALVMAMLTAGVVGMATQKLLIQPLGHRKNIVFIALVVTIGLGLVIRALVGAIWGHQAISFPTLIEGSLVLAGVAISWNKLVAAGLALAAMGVVGWFFARTALGAAMRAGAEDPFAARMIGLDAGRLALLAWFLGCSLACLAIFFIAAESALSPTLAHHPLFRGFAGVFLGGLTSMPGAVVGGFVIGMLDNIAGRYVSANFRDTIVFGVIVVILFLRPAGVLGALKKERV
- a CDS encoding cupin domain-containing protein codes for the protein MNMISDAKSGSLKAKKEKGNRFTDTNTIPWTSFFLNGVDYKLLDFAGERCTLLVKVEKGTKLAIHQHLKPVELYLMSGSFGYEDAESGTADMIYAGGYLYEPPGTVHEPTSPDGFVGVAVIHGHVVGFDAQGKEVRIGPEDYYRRAKENNAVAHLGIEDDTELLARASAL